The genomic segment gccagcctggactatacagcaAGCTCCtacttcaaaagaaaagaaacaagagcgGGAAAACACATTCAGTGTTGACAAGacccttcatcttcttcttccttgGGGCAGGGCTGATAGAAAGGCTGACACTCTTACCGGTCACAATGCCACATAAACCCCTGGGAAGAATTCACTTAAAACTCGGATAACAAAAAAACTCAAAGTACTCAACATTTATTCCAGCATGGCCTCATTCACCCTTTCTTGTGAGCATCCTTCCTTTACTGCTTACAAATCAGTGAATAGGACTATGCAAGTTCTCAGAAATGAACACTGAGTCCAGAATGATCCCTTTCGCCCTCTGTTGGCCTGGGAGCAAAGTAACAACACTACATGAGTGGTAATTCAAGATCTCCAAGTGTTCCTGAGCTTGACCAACAGAGAACTAGATCTGGCTCCTGCTTGCGTAGTAGACAGTCACACTCAGTTTGTGTCTGTCTATTACCTTTCGGCTTAAATGCACAATATTATCTTGTACAAAGGCTAACTGACCGCCAttccaaaataattaaacaattttgtttctatattattatATGTAAGGCTGGGGTCCACTTATATAAAGCAGCCAAGCATGCAGTTTCTTTGCAAACACATAATTTTCATCTAAgtttaaaagaacaatttaaCTATGAGTCACATCTCCCAAACTCTTGGTTCATGTGTAAGAAAACTAATTTATTAAACCTCTGTACACAAAGGTGAGCACACCTTTACTGGattcaaataattaaattacaaaaagtaaaagtGTTATTAAAATTCATGCATGAAAATCTTACAAAAATACCCCAAGCAGGATAAAGCTGCTCATCCCTGATTGTTCTCATTTGGTTGTTGGAATTGAAATGTGAATTTAAAGTTgttagaatttcttttaaaaagtgatatattAAGTTTCTATATACAGGATAATAGCAAAATGtagaaagggaaaacatttacaaaagacattaaaaataaaaaaaccaaaaacccttcACTCTGGACAGATACTCACGATCCAAAACTCATCAACCCGAACCAACCACCTCTGAAGCAGCTCATGTACGCACCCCTCGGCTGTTGTCAGTGAGAGTAAAACAGCAAACTCACGCCTAGTCTTTCATTCCGTTAAACAGGCTAGAGCTGAGATCACAATAAAACCATGGGCAGATTCTGAAAGGTGGGAAGGGCACACAGGAAGTGACTTCGCTTGCCATCTCAGTCTACCACAGCCCAGAGCTGCAGACTGTCCTGCAGCAGGCGACACGCAGCAAGCGCTCACTCAGAGgcctttttgcttttctgttgattTCGGGGTGAATTCTTTAACAGGCTTCTTATCCTGAGGTACATTCCAGTGGACTCTGCCATGTTCTCAAATTCGAAGGGTGTTATTCCAGCGGCAAACTTGCTCATGTCAGGGACCAGGCTATGCGTTTTTGAAGCTGTTGAGGGGCGGGTGCCCAGATGAAGGAGCTTTTGGCTGCCTCCATTCCTCACGTCACAGTTCGACACACTGCCATTGTCAAGAGCATCCTCAGGGTCCCCCTCTGtatcttctccctcttctttctgacAGAGCACTGCTGCGCCTGCCGCTGGGCTGGAAGGAGGCTCAGGTCCAGTTGTTTCTGCAGAAGTGGTTGGTCCCTGGGGGCCAGTCAGCACTGGCTTTTCCAGGGCCTTTCCTTCTGGAACAGAGAGGTCACACTCATTTGGACAAGGGGAGGAGGCGACTGAATTCCCAGTTAAAGGCGTGTCCACAGGAACATCAGAGTCGCTGTTGCCCCCCTCGGCCTGCTGCAGAGCGGCCCAGATCTGCCTCTGCTGCTCTTCAAGCTCCTCCAGTGTCAGGGTATCCTCGTCCATGGCGGAGGCTGTGGGTCGGGTCTGGGGTGAGTCACTGGGAGTCAGTGGTGGGGTGCCCTTAGGGAGTGGAGGAGTAAAGAGGGGTGGAGGTGTTCCCTGCGGCAGCGGAGGAGGTGTGCCAGGAGGCAATGGTGGTTGAAACTGAAAGACTTTGCTGGTCTGAGAACCAGGTGGAACCTCCGCATCTGAAAAGGGAGAGACACTTTAGAAGGAGTCCTAGCATTTCATACAAACTTATTATTTGAACTTGGGGTACCTAGAGATAGAATGGACCAAAATAACTGTCTTTGAGAAGGCAGAAAATGgttagatgtggtggcacatgccactAATGCAAGCACTCAGgtagccagcctggactacagtcttaaaaaccaggaaaagggaaaaacagtGGAATGTCCGAAGTCCTGGGGAAGCCCCATCAGGGAGAATGCTCTGGATTTTGGTGCTAAGGAATGTGACATGAgacatggagacaggaagtgtTCCCAGGAGGGATGCCATCAATGAGCAGGGAAGActgcagaagagaagaggaagtttCACAGAGGGAAGCCTGCTGTTAGCTGCAGAGTCTTCTCTTTTGCCCTAGTCCCAAACACCAGGCTCTCTCAAGTCCACCCTTTCCTCTATCACAACGGTCACCACCTTATTCCAGATCCACTGTCCACTGACATGTGTCAGGAATAGTGAACCACCCTCACCCTCAGATTCATTTTCCTTACATCTATCCTCCAAGTTAGCTGGACACCTATTTCTAAAACACCCATTTGATCTTATGAACCTTCCATTTCAATGAAAGCCTGGGATGCCATTCTTAGAAGTCTCCTTATGGCCAAGAATTTCTCATAGCCTGGCCTGATGAAGGTGCAGGCCTCTAATCCAGCTGAGGACACTTAGGCAGGAGGACTGgtgttcaagtccagcctggtcaacTTACTGTggctctgtttcaaaacaaaaaagcagaaaggagCCAGGGATACAGCTCAGCAGCAAAGCACTTGCGCAACAAGTAAGAGGCttgtttgcttttccttggtTACCTCTGCTGTCCAGCTGCCCCTCTGCTGCTAGGATAGTGCACTACAgtccatgcttgtgtgtgtgcatctcctACGGCCTCAAATGCTTGTCCTGATTCCCTGCTAAGTCCTAGAATTCACTTCTCAAGATCCTAAGTCGCTAACTCTGTGGTCTGTACTCGGATCGGTCACACCACTGTCCTCTATGTACCATTCAGTATATGCGATGTTTTCAAAATACAGTGACAGTCTGCACCCTAAATGACAGATGATGATGAGACCAACAATGGaactaaacaaaagaagaaattattattacttttaataatttattttgccgggcggcggtggcgcacgcctttaatcccagcactcgggaggcagaggcaggcggatctctgtgagttcgagaccagcctggtctacaagagctagttccaggacaggctccaaagctacagagaaaccctaaaaaaaaaaaaaaaaaaaaaaaaaaatttatttttactttgtgtgcattactgttttgcctgcaagtatgtgtGAAGGTATGAGATCTTGGAGTTGTAGAGttattagctgccatgtgggtgctgacacttgaagagcagttggtgctcctaattgccgagccatctctccagcctgtattattattttttgattttgatttttttattttttggagacagagtctcactatatagccctggctggactggaacttgctGTAGACCATGCTAACCTTGaacacagagattctcctgcctctgcctttgccaaaaaatttagtattttttgattttatacacacacacacacacacacacacaatttttgtttttttgagacagggtttctctgtttaacagtcctagctatcctagaactagccctgtacaccaggctggcctcaaactcacagagatctgcctgtctcggcttcctgagtgctgggattaaaggcgtgagccaccactgcctggttaatagaatatttttatgtagCTAGACTGGCCTGTAACTTGAGAGCCCTTTGCCTCCACATCTGGAATGCAGGAGttaaggcatgtgccgccacactTGGTTTTATGAGGTTCTAGAGAATCAAACCCAAAACTTCATGTATCCTAGGCAAATGGACTCACTGAGCCACATATtcagtctttcatttgtttttaaggataaattacatataaaaaagaagaggctggagagatggctcagaggttaagagtactggttacTCTttagaggtactgagttcaattctctgCAGCCACaagatagctcacaaccacctataatgagatctgatgttctcttctggcagGCAAATAGCCAGATGGTGGTACCAGGTGCGTGCCTTTAATACTAGTGCCTGggaagctagttccaggataggctccaaagctacaaagtgaaaccttgtctccaaaaaagataaaagaaacaaagaaactcaaCCAAAACCCCTCtccaaaagccaggcagtggttgcgctcacctttaatctcagcactgggagggggaggcagaggcaggtggagctcagtgagttttgaggccagcctggtctacaagagctacaagagctagttccaggaaaggctccaaaacgacagagaaaccctgtctcggggaaaaacaaaacaaaacaaaaacaaaaacaaaaacaccaaccaaacaaaaatgaatagccaatagcaaggcaggagaaaggataggtggggctggcaggcagagagaataaataaataaataaataaataaataaataaataaataaataaataaataaaaaagaaatagagaaaggggggctggagagatggctcagtggttaagagcattgcctgctcttccaaaggtcctgagttcaattcccagcaaccacatggtggctcacaaccatctgcaatgaggtctggtgccctcttctggccttcaggcatacacacagacagaatattgtatacataataaataaatattaaaaaaaaaagaaaaaaaaagaaatagagaaagataaaactcCAGAGGCAAAAGATTGATGGGataaatttaagttaagaaaaactggctagaaacaagccaagctaaagtcaagcatttataagaaaaaaataagacttcttgtgtgatttatttgggagctggggagggcactaaaaaagccaaaagagtaaacaaaacaaacaattataaccCTTCACTCCATTtctgtctgtctcacacacagacagacatacacacagtctACAAACAAGAGTcaagcatgatggtgcatgcatataatcccaacattcaTAAAGAGGAAGGAGGCccaatctgggctacatgggaccctgtttcaaaaccaaaaccctaCCCATGGACCAGTGAAATGATGAAGTGAGTGCCGAGCCCAATGGCCTGACTGCAATCCCTAGACTACACCTGGGAGAAGGGACTAAGAGCAAGTTGTTCTCCACATAAGGGGGGTgatggcacacatgtgcacatgcacacaaaataaatgaatgctaAAAAATAAAGGAGGGACATAATGACAACATCCATAAAAAGTTTCATTTGAATAAATTatcacactaacacacacaatATAACTGTCCACAGGTTTGTGATGCAGAGTCCATTTTACTTACCACATACAATACAAACTGGCCTGGCTCAGGGTTACTTTTTGGGAATGAGCTACCTGTTCCTTCTCAAGAAAGAAGCTGGGGATGATGGAGTGCCTCAGTGGCTCATGAGTGTGTGCCTGCCACAAATGTGGGGCCACTGGTCTAGGCATTTAAGCCAGCCAAATTGAGTTATCAGGTTttctttctattaatttatttatttcctgaggGGTGGGGTGGCTTGTGCTTGtgcacggaggtcagaggacaacttgtgggagccatttttctccttctaaCACATACCTGAGGATttaactcaggtcaccaggcttaaaGGCAAGTTTCTTGACcttctgagccattttgctgtaCCCAAACTGAAGTCTTTAACCtaatcatctctctctccccagggGGTAATCAAATGAGAGCCTGCCAGGTAAGATTTTCCATTGAGTAGCCTAATCCCAGGCCTCGAGCACCAGTCACTGTTTGGTCATCACTTAGTTATTCAGTCTGCAGGGCAGGTAACCTAGGTGCTGGGTGAGAGGACTAGGAGATGATAGACTTACTGAACTCCAGAAAATACCCAGAAAGCCTTTGGTCTGGTCGGGATGTGGCTTTGGGTCTAGGCTTCAGTGTCTGTAGTCATTTTTCTATTCGGTGGTTGGGCAGAGTACCCGCCACAAGGCCTTTTGTACAAGCTAAAATAATCTCATAAGTTTCAccctccttttaaaaattcataagcctgggggctggagagatggctcagcggttaagagcattacctgctcttccaaaggtcttgagttcaattcccagcaaccacccagcaaccacatggtgtctcacaaccatctgaaatgagatctgatgccctcttctggcttgcaggcagacacacagacagaatattgtatacataataaataaatattaaaaaaaattcatgaggctgaagagatggcttggtaatagttaagagcactgggtgttctCTCATGAGACAAaatccattcccagcatccacatggtggctcccaaccagtgtaactccagttcccgggtaGCTGATGCCCTGTACTagcctttgtgggcaccaggcatacacacgaTGCTAGACATTAATGaaagtaaaacattcatacatatgaaataaaaacatgtgtgcctgtatgtttgtTTGCATGCCACAGCatacttgtggaggtcaaagtAGGTTCTCTCCATCCATCATGTGGATCCcggggaacaaactcaggtcatcaggcttggcagcaagagcttttacccattgagcacCAGCTAGCCCCCTTTTTAACACTGcctctcaattaaaaaaaaaaaaaaaggcagagacaggtggatctctgagttcaaggtcagcctgatctatagagcgatctccaggacaaccaaggctacactgagaaaccctatctcgaaaaaccataaaaagaaaaggaaggaaggaaggaaggaagggagggagggagggagggagggagggaggaaggaaggaaggaaggaaggatcccattctatagccctggctggcctagaacttgctatgtagaccagacccTGACTTGTGAGGACTTCTTgtctcttaagtgctaggattataggaatctaccaccacatccagcttgttTCAAATTTTCATGCGTCTTTAGCAAAGGTTGTTAGAATTTTTCCCCTATTAACTCTATGACCTCGTTTAAAAATAAGATTggagagccaggtatggtggatCATTCTTGtgatcccaggatttggaagactAACATAGGAGGATGGTGGGAACTTTAAGATCAGTTTGGGCTTGCTACATAAtaagtttgaagctagtctgggatacatgaactcctatcttaaaaacaaccaacccaaaaattaaaaatggggggAAAAGTGAAACTGGAAGCTGAAGTAAGGTTGCAAAAGCAAGAAACCCAAGATTTGAAACTTCCTGGCATGGTACTCATGACCCTGTGCTGAGATGATACAATATAAAATGATTTGGCAGCTTAACTGGTTTATCTTTGGGGACAGGATCCTGTAAtacagcccaggctagacttgaacccACAATCCTCCTGGCCTGTTTCCCAAGTACCAGGACTAGAGGACACCAAGACTAACCAACTATgaattttgtaattaattttgGACTTCATTTCTCTTCAACTTTAAGAGAATTTAgtttataatcttttaaaaatctccttGGGAATTTGAAAATGGGGAGTGTTTTCATTCAAGTCTGGAATAAAGTACACTATTTGTACCTCATTCAGGTTTTCTCTTCAGTGCTGGTATTCCCACATGCCAAGCATGCACACCACCAGCCCACCACTGCCCCAGCTGCCACGACACTGTTTAATGCTTTTCTCATAATGTCGTCATTTTACCTCATTTCAGAACACCTGTCTTGCTATGTAGGACAGACAGAACTAGCCAGGCCTACTTTGGAAAAGGACAAGAATTTTTAGCCTGGGGTCCAGAACAGCCCTGGAGTATATCTAATTAACCACCAATCAGGCAAACACAAATGAGCAGTGGCTGGGCCGGGCCAGAGGGGCTCCTAACACAGACACTAGCTTTCCCTGTCAGGACCACCATGATCCTGGCCAAGCACAGGTCCATGGGAAGACATGGAGGAACGAAAGGACAAAAGGCCAAGGGAGTGTTCCAGAGGCAAAGATAGGCCCAGTTTTGAGTTCTAACGAGTACATGACCCCAGGGAGATAATGTTGAGGAACATGCCTACAAAGGCAATAGCCCAATGGCTCAaccttttttttcgagacagggtttccctgtagtttctagagcctgtcctggaactagctcttgtagaccaggctggcctcgaactcgggagatccgcctgcctctgcctcccgagttctgggattaaaggcgtgcgccaccactgcctggccggcTCAACTCTTCTTGAAGCTGGAGCTGCCAGAGATGTGCATGCATGCTCTTTTGCTGTTTGTTCCAGAGTGATGCCCCAACGTAGGGGCCAGATGAGCTGTGGCAGTATGGGTGCCTGACTGCCAAATTCAGGGACCTGGATAGCTGGTCCCTCTGCCTCTCATACCAAGCGTGGCTTCCAATGCAGGTTTGATCAGCGACAAAGGCAATTCTCTGTCTGATAGCTAAGGATTAGGAAGCTATGGATGGTGGAGCTTTACCCTCCTTACAGACCCAGGAGCATAAAGACTGACCTTGCCTTCTCAATAATTCAAATCCACAGAAACATACCTGAGTCAAGTTCCATGTCAGCAGGGGAGGCTGCTgagctgccttccttcctctgcttctttggaCTATTAGGGCTGGACTGAGAGGAAGATCGCTTGCTGCCAGATTTCATGCTTGGCTAATGGAGTAATCAATAGGAACAcaagttacacagagaacctcGAACCCATACTTTAACCAGACTGGACCCAAGCAATTGTTGAATGAGCTCCTATTCAGCAGCCTCTTGATTAATCAGCTatcaatgtttaaaatataatccaAAAGAATAGTAAGATACTGCCATAAAATCTCATGGCTACAAATATTTACCAACTACACCCTTAAAACCTATGTATTGAGGctaggaatgtagttcagtggtagagtgcttgcatagcacacctgaggtcctaggttcaattctcagcatcatacacgtgcacacacaaatctATTTACCGACTGGATGTTAGAAGTAAGGTAACTGGCGAACACATCCTTCTGTTGACATGCCTGCATTGGTATGGAACCGAATATTCTCCATTCCTAATGTGGAAAAAAGGGATGAATGGATTTGGAAAACATCAACTTTTTAAGATTTTGCTCTTAGCACTAAAGAGGTCACTAAGGGTCACTGCAAATCCCAGGCCAGATTGGGACACACAGTGACTTGAACGTTTTTTGGGTTATAGTGGGACCCCATCTCAACAAAACCCCGCCCAAAAgccctaaaacaaaaaaaaatgtcacaatgaGCAAAggggtggtggcatatgcctttaatcccagcactcgggaggcagaggtaggcggatctctgtgagtttgaggccagcctggtctacagagtgagttccaggacaggctcaaaagctacacagaaaaaccctgtctcaaaacaaaacaaaacagaacagaaacaacaacaacaaaaaccacaaatgTCACAGAAAAATCCCATTACTTCATATACaaactagaaaataataataaaaactgtaaaactaGACTAAATGGCAGACTCTTGGATCCCAGGACGTAGAAGACCCAAAAGGAACATTCTTGCCATCATAAAACACCCcaaacaagccaggtggtggtgatggtggtggcacacacctttaatcccagcacttgggaggcatagacaggaggatctgagttcaaggcaagcctggtctacaggcttTCAGGactgtcagggctacacagagaaaccatatctcacaGATCCACTTCCTCTACCTGTCAAagtcagattaaaggcatgctacCATACAACACAACACTGCAGAAGTCCTCTTCTGAGGTTCAGATTCCAGTTGAGCTTGCGCCAGAGTTAAGATTATAGAGCCTAACAATTGACTTCTGCTCTTTTGCTTATTAGGAAATAGTGCCAGAAAATCCCCACAACTCTCATAATACAGTTTTACACTTAATATTCTACTTAATTTAATAAGAGAAACTAAgattgggatgtagctcagtgacagtgTGGTATTAGCACATAAGAGGTTCTGAGTCCAATTTCTAGTACTGAGAAATGGAAGTTAAAAAGCTCCACATAGAGTCTGGGAGATAGTGCATAAAGAGTTGCAGCCCGATAACCTGAGGTTGGCTCAGAGCCTACATCAGAGCTAGATGCTGCACACCTACAATCCTAGAATCTGCGAGTAAAGGCAGGAccatcaaggccagcctgatacaTGAGATCTGTCTAATAAATGAAATGTTACATGTCAGTAAAAACTCACTTCACTTTGCCTCCACTTCTTATGTGCCATGATTAAACGTGTCCAGCTAAGAATTCATTTGCTTAAGTAACAAACTGCTACATACTTTAGTATTTTGAAAATCTTTAATATAATTATCACAGTTCAGAAGAAAAATTGTTAAATGTATACTTACATCTGGAATACCTCTGGGAGTAGATATGTTAAAACCAGGATAGTTTACCAATTTTGAAAGATCATAAGTgacatttttattctgtatttctcCAGTTTCTGTTTCTCCATCACCATCATCTATTAGAGaccagagaaaatattaaaatgctagACAAAAACATGTCTCCCCCACATCAAATCACACAAAGAAAGTGCTGAGATACTGTATCACAATTCAGAATTGGTTTAGGGTtgtagtacaaataataaaaacccagagacagatattagggttcaagctgaagatcagtaaagcaaagcagccaagccactaaagAGATCTTACTTCTACCAAGGCTCACACAAACAAAGGGTGCTCTACACCTACAATGCTCTCCACCAACTTCAGACTCCattgagttcctgtcttttcccctttatattcctctgtcagtcacatcactcctgtctccacctccttagcaCTGGGAtctgtttctcattttaaaagattcaatcttgtgtagcctggggtggccttgaactcacaagagatctgcctgtctctgggattaaaggtatgtaccaccactccctggcctttaTGGCTGTTtagccctctgatcttcaggcaagttttatttattaaaacacaaataatatatcactatATTAATTGCTATCATCTTTCTGAACCATTGCAACTTTTAAATAGGCTCTAACCATGGCAGCCTGTGACCCAATGATTAAGAGATTAAGGCAGGATTCAAGGTCAGCTTTCActcacaagttccaggccaacctgggatatcgactctgtctcaaaaaacaaaaaagatttagcCAGGCAGTACTGGCATACACTTCTAATACCAGCACTTAAAAAGCAGAGACAGTTGAATTGGAGACCAGCCCAGTCAATGgactaagttccaggacagctagagctatgcagagaaaccctgttttgaaaactcaaaaacaaaacaaacaacagatcgtgtttctgccaggcagtgggggcgcacacctttagcttttaatcccagcatttgagaaacagaagcaggcagatctctgtgagttcgaggccagcctggtttaccaagtgagtttcaggagaagctccagagttacacagagaaaccctgtctcaaaaaaagagaaaaacaaaacaaagcaacaacaaccaaaaaaaccccaacagatcctgtttctaaaaaacaaaacaaaattcttagcctagtctacaaagcaagttctaggacaagctccaaagtcacagagtaaccccgtctcaaaaacaaaaacctaaaaataaaacacaacaaacaaaaaaccctaaattcttaaaacatttgtgCCATGGAAGGTTTATGGAAATCAGTGAAAATCTGTTAAGCTAGGTCTCGCCTCTACCACGTGGATCCTGAGGATTAAAATC from the Arvicola amphibius chromosome 10, mArvAmp1.2, whole genome shotgun sequence genome contains:
- the Zcchc8 gene encoding zinc finger CCHC domain-containing protein 8, producing MAAGVDFGDLELFAAFDPQEESTPKPVHTRFKDDDEEEDAEENGVGDAELQEQLRHCEETIEQLRAENQELKRKLNILTRPSGVLVSNTKIDGPLLQILFMNNAISKQYHQEIEEFVSNLVKRFEEQQKNDVEKTSFSLLPQPSSVMLEEDHKVEDSCAIKNNKEAFSVVGSVLYFTNFCLDKLGQPLLNENPQLTEGWEIPKYQQVFSHIVSLEGQEMQVKAKRPRPHCFNCGSEEHQMKECPMPRNAARISEKRKEYMDACGEANSQSFQQRYHAEEVEERFGRFKPGVISEELQDALGVSDKSLPPFIYRMRQLGYPPGWLKEAELENSGLALYDGNDDGDGETETGEIQNKNVTYDLSKLVNYPGFNISTPRGIPDEWRIFGSIPMQACQQKDVFASYLTSNIQSPSMKSGSKRSSSQSSPNSPKKQRKEGSSAASPADMELDSDAEVPPGSQTSKVFQFQPPLPPGTPPPLPQGTPPPLFTPPLPKGTPPLTPSDSPQTRPTASAMDEDTLTLEELEEQQRQIWAALQQAEGGNSDSDVPVDTPLTGNSVASSPCPNECDLSVPEGKALEKPVLTGPQGPTTSAETTGPEPPSSPAAGAAVLCQKEEGEDTEGDPEDALDNGSVSNCDVRNGGSQKLLHLGTRPSTASKTHSLVPDMSKFAAGITPFEFENMAESTGMYLRIRSLLKNSPRNQQKSKKASE